One segment of Humidesulfovibrio mexicanus DNA contains the following:
- the fusA gene encoding elongation factor G, whose translation MSEALRSQRTYALVGHGGSGKTSVAEMLLFNAGAVNRLGKIEDGTTALDFEPEEIKRRGSIQPSFANFKWNKNQHFLIDTPGDNNFNGDLPYTLAAADAVIFVIDAVDGVKPLTRKAWSEVKKAGLPAIVFINKMDRDRADFQAAFTSLKDSLGIKPVLLHYPIGEREQFKGVVDLLEDTALVFDGKGGAKTEATPADVAGLSTPLRETMIENIAESDEALMEKYLDAGELSPDELKGALVAGVKTGELVPVVIGSALLNMGGPQLLDAIQALLPSPLDHAPFEGEDGSVRESIEAAPVAGFVFKTLADPFAGQLTVMRVFSGTLTGDLTLVNSRTGQQERMGQLLLTTGKENAPCKTPLGPGAIVTLAKLKDTKTGDSLSSDKAPFVLKKPGLAPTLITYALAPKEKGDEDKVYQAMAKLLDEDVTLKLGRDEETADTLLSGMGQNHIEISVEKAKRRYKVDIILKTPKVPYRETFKTAAKEIQGRHKKQTGGRGQFGDCWIHLEPQPKGAGYAFVDAIVGGSIPRQYIPAVDKGVQESAARGVLAGFPVIDFKVTLYDGSFHNVDSSEMAFKIAGSLAFKKACEKAKMILLEPIMTVTVAVPDAYMGDVIGDLSSRRGKVLGSESQAGVTEIKAHVPMSEVLKYAPDLRSMTAGQGTFTMEFSHYEECPPPIAAKVIEENKREAAEEE comes from the coding sequence ATGTCGGAAGCGCTCAGGTCTCAACGGACGTATGCTTTGGTGGGTCATGGCGGCAGCGGCAAAACCTCTGTCGCCGAAATGCTTCTGTTCAACGCCGGCGCCGTCAACCGCCTGGGAAAAATCGAGGACGGCACCACCGCTCTTGATTTCGAACCCGAGGAAATCAAGCGCCGGGGCTCCATTCAGCCGAGTTTCGCCAATTTCAAGTGGAACAAGAACCAGCACTTCCTCATCGATACTCCGGGCGACAACAACTTCAACGGCGACCTGCCCTACACCCTGGCCGCTGCCGATGCCGTGATCTTCGTCATCGACGCGGTTGACGGCGTGAAGCCGCTCACCCGCAAGGCCTGGAGCGAAGTCAAAAAGGCCGGGCTCCCGGCCATCGTGTTCATCAACAAAATGGACCGCGACCGCGCCGATTTCCAGGCCGCGTTCACCTCGCTCAAGGACAGCCTTGGCATCAAGCCCGTGCTCCTGCACTACCCAATCGGCGAAAGGGAGCAATTCAAAGGCGTGGTGGACCTGCTGGAGGACACGGCCCTCGTCTTCGACGGCAAGGGCGGCGCCAAAACCGAAGCAACGCCCGCCGATGTCGCGGGCCTCTCCACCCCCCTGCGCGAGACCATGATCGAGAATATCGCCGAAAGCGACGAAGCGCTCATGGAAAAGTACCTGGACGCGGGCGAACTCTCCCCGGACGAGCTCAAGGGCGCGCTGGTGGCGGGCGTCAAAACGGGCGAGCTTGTGCCCGTGGTCATCGGCTCTGCACTGCTGAACATGGGCGGGCCGCAGCTCCTCGACGCCATCCAGGCCCTGCTGCCCTCGCCCCTGGACCACGCCCCCTTCGAGGGCGAGGACGGCTCCGTGCGCGAGAGCATCGAGGCCGCCCCGGTGGCGGGCTTCGTGTTCAAGACCCTGGCCGACCCCTTCGCCGGGCAGCTCACGGTGATGCGCGTTTTTTCCGGCACGCTCACCGGCGACCTTACCCTGGTCAACTCCCGCACGGGCCAGCAGGAACGCATGGGCCAGCTGCTCTTGACCACCGGCAAGGAGAACGCGCCTTGCAAAACGCCGCTAGGCCCCGGCGCCATCGTCACCCTGGCCAAGCTGAAGGACACCAAGACCGGCGACAGCCTCTCCTCGGACAAGGCCCCCTTTGTGCTCAAAAAGCCCGGCCTGGCGCCCACCCTCATCACCTACGCCCTGGCCCCCAAGGAAAAGGGCGACGAGGACAAGGTGTACCAGGCCATGGCCAAGCTCCTGGACGAGGACGTGACCCTGAAGCTTGGGCGCGACGAGGAGACCGCCGACACCCTGCTCTCCGGCATGGGCCAGAACCATATCGAGATCAGCGTGGAGAAGGCCAAGCGCCGCTACAAGGTGGACATCATCCTCAAAACCCCCAAGGTGCCCTACCGCGAAACCTTCAAGACCGCTGCCAAGGAGATCCAGGGCCGCCACAAGAAGCAGACCGGCGGACGCGGCCAGTTCGGCGACTGCTGGATTCACCTGGAGCCCCAGCCCAAGGGCGCCGGCTATGCATTCGTGGACGCCATCGTGGGCGGCTCCATTCCCCGGCAGTACATTCCGGCCGTGGACAAGGGCGTGCAGGAATCCGCCGCGCGCGGCGTGCTTGCAGGCTTCCCGGTCATCGACTTCAAGGTCACCCTGTACGACGGCAGCTTCCACAACGTGGACTCCTCGGAAATGGCCTTCAAGATCGCGGGTTCGCTCGCCTTCAAGAAAGCCTGCGAGAAGGCCAAGATGATCCTGCTCGAACCCATCATGACCGTCACGGTCGCCGTGCCCGACGCCTACATGGGCGATGTCATCGGCGACTTGTCCAGCCGCAGGGGCAAGGTGCTGGGCAGCGAATCCCAGGCGGGCGTCACCGAGATCAAGGCCCACGTGCCCATGAGCGAGGTGCTCAAATACGCCCCGGACCTGCGCTCCATGACCGCGGGCCAAGGCACCTTCACCATGGAGTTCTCCCACTACGAGGAATGCCCGCCGCCCATCGCGGCCAAGGTCATTGAAGAGAACAAGCGCGAGGCCGCGGAAGAGGAATAG
- a CDS encoding DUF488 domain-containing protein — MPPDALAGSLAVFTIGYADMPVQRFLNNLRAYGITVLADVRPPAFLSHVPQFAQESIATQTRSHGLDYLYLGRELCGLPGDPDCYDRHGHVLYDRVAAQPEFDLGIERVVHELRQGRQLALACVEEHPRECHRRRLVGRVLREKGIGLAHILPEGGIISEAELLDEEAAQPRQLTLFGDEPAPRWRSARAFPKPPCSGRT; from the coding sequence ATGCCCCCCGACGCCCTGGCCGGATCCCTCGCCGTGTTCACCATAGGCTATGCGGACATGCCCGTGCAGCGCTTTCTGAACAACCTGCGCGCATACGGCATCACTGTCCTGGCCGATGTGCGGCCGCCCGCGTTTTTGTCCCATGTCCCCCAATTCGCGCAGGAATCCATCGCCACACAGACCCGGTCCCACGGTTTGGACTATCTCTACCTGGGCCGGGAGCTCTGCGGCCTGCCCGGCGATCCCGACTGCTACGACCGGCACGGCCATGTGCTGTATGACCGCGTGGCCGCACAGCCGGAATTCGATCTGGGAATCGAGCGCGTGGTGCACGAGCTGCGCCAGGGCAGGCAACTGGCGCTGGCCTGCGTGGAGGAACATCCGCGAGAATGCCACCGCCGAAGGCTTGTGGGCCGGGTGCTGCGCGAAAAGGGCATAGGCCTGGCGCACATCCTCCCCGAAGGCGGCATCATCTCCGAAGCGGAGCTGCTGGACGAGGAGGCCGCCCAACCACGCCAGCTTACGCTCTTCGGCGACGAGCCCGCGCCGCGCTGGCGCTCCGCCAGGGCATTCCCCAAGCCCCCCTGCTCCGGTCGCACGTAA
- a CDS encoding dihydrolipoyl dehydrogenase family protein — MTTQYDLVVLGGGPGGFDAAVEAAAAGLKTALVEAAELGGTCLNRGCIPTKLWLGATSAIEELAAQSKARVASGEVRVDFAALQAKKDRHVAATRKAMAARLAQLGVDLHAGRGRLADSASIEVAGTDGTRTIGFKNLLVATGSRPACFPGLTPDGVRVLDSTGFLALPAMPQSLIVVGGGFIGLEMAQAAHRLGAKITIVDALPRIAGPEDREVSRALEAAFRRMGWELRLGVQVTSVTTQGDSAVLTMQTSAESAGEELAAECALVAVGRRPNSADLGLESLGVELSGPGSVRTNEYLEAAPGVYAVGDVNGRTLLAHAASHQAHYVVQRLLGKGGKAPYDSGPVPSILYGNPEVLRVGLMADEAKAGGESVLVSRAQLIQNPIAQAHAATQGFVKCVWRQGRLVGVTAVGADVSRMAVSAALLVRAGWTREDAAGFMFPHPTLDESLKAAMLADKEAA, encoded by the coding sequence ATGACGACGCAATACGACCTCGTGGTGCTGGGCGGCGGTCCGGGCGGCTTCGACGCCGCCGTGGAGGCCGCCGCCGCAGGCCTCAAGACCGCCCTGGTGGAAGCCGCGGAGCTTGGCGGCACCTGCCTGAACCGGGGCTGCATCCCCACCAAGCTCTGGCTCGGGGCCACCAGCGCCATCGAGGAACTGGCCGCCCAGTCCAAGGCCCGCGTGGCCTCGGGCGAGGTGCGGGTGGACTTCGCCGCGCTGCAGGCCAAGAAGGACCGGCACGTTGCGGCCACGCGCAAGGCCATGGCCGCCCGCCTGGCCCAGCTTGGCGTGGACCTCCACGCCGGGCGCGGCCGCCTGGCGGACTCGGCCTCCATCGAGGTGGCCGGGACGGACGGAACGCGAACCATCGGCTTCAAGAACCTGTTGGTGGCCACGGGCTCGCGCCCGGCGTGCTTTCCGGGCCTGACGCCAGACGGCGTACGCGTGCTGGATTCCACAGGCTTTCTGGCCCTGCCCGCCATGCCGCAGAGCCTCATCGTGGTGGGCGGCGGCTTCATCGGGCTCGAAATGGCCCAGGCCGCGCACCGTCTGGGCGCGAAGATCACCATCGTCGATGCCTTGCCGCGCATCGCCGGGCCGGAAGACCGGGAGGTGAGCCGCGCGCTGGAGGCCGCATTCCGCCGCATGGGCTGGGAACTGCGCCTGGGGGTCCAGGTGACCTCCGTCACCACCCAGGGCGACAGCGCCGTGCTCACCATGCAGACCAGCGCAGAATCCGCTGGCGAGGAACTGGCGGCAGAGTGCGCCCTTGTGGCCGTGGGCCGCAGGCCCAACAGCGCCGATCTCGGCCTGGAGTCCCTGGGCGTGGAGCTTTCCGGCCCCGGCTCCGTGCGCACCAACGAATATCTGGAGGCCGCGCCCGGCGTGTACGCCGTGGGCGACGTGAACGGCAGGACGCTGCTGGCCCACGCGGCCAGCCACCAAGCCCACTACGTGGTGCAGCGCCTGCTTGGAAAAGGCGGCAAGGCCCCATACGACTCCGGCCCGGTGCCAAGCATCCTCTACGGCAATCCGGAAGTGCTCCGCGTGGGCCTCATGGCAGACGAAGCCAAGGCCGGAGGCGAAAGCGTGCTGGTATCGCGCGCGCAGCTCATTCAGAACCCCATCGCCCAGGCCCACGCCGCCACTCAGGGCTTCGTCAAATGCGTGTGGCGGCAGGGGCGTCTTGTGGGCGTCACGGCCGTTGGCGCGGACGTGTCGCGCATGGCGGTGTCGGCCGCGCTTCTGGTGCGGGCGGGCTGGACCAGGGAGGACGCCGCGGGCTTCATGTTCCCGCACCCCACCCTGGACGAATCCCTCAAGGCGGCCATGCTGGCCGATAAGGAAGCCGCGTAA
- the gcvPB gene encoding aminomethyl-transferring glycine dehydrogenase subunit GcvPB yields the protein MSTVFKKSAQGREGVWPTKPAASAADLLPAGLVRGAAAALPSLSELDVVRHFTQLSKKNYGVDGNFYPLGSCTMKYNPKCAEAAAALPGFTRLHPVLPQLKGAGRLCQGALEVMYETERLLCEICGMDAFTLHPMAGAHGELTGVMIIAAYHKDKGNKKTKIIVPDSAHGTNPASAAIAGYDVVNLPSRDGIVDPDELAKVLDDQVAGMMMTCPNTLGLFEKNLPRIVEMLRSVDALLYYDGANMNAIMGKMRVGDAGFDVVHLNLHKTFATPHGGGGPGSGPVGVCEKLRPYLPISRVEKLEDGQFFLNYDFPKSIGYVAPFYGNFGVVLKAYAYILRLGGAGLARATEAAVLAANYLRKRLDAALEVPYDRVCMHEFVASACKQAGTCHVRALDIAKALLDKGYHAPTIYFPLIVKEALMFEPTETESLETLDRFADDLLAIVAEAEKNPESATGAPRTLPVTRLDETRAARAMELTDDL from the coding sequence ATGAGCACCGTATTCAAGAAATCCGCCCAGGGGCGCGAGGGCGTATGGCCGACCAAGCCCGCCGCTTCCGCCGCCGACCTGCTGCCCGCCGGGCTCGTTCGCGGGGCCGCCGCCGCCCTGCCCTCCCTGTCCGAACTGGACGTGGTGCGCCACTTCACCCAGCTCTCCAAGAAAAACTACGGGGTGGACGGCAACTTCTACCCGCTGGGCTCCTGCACCATGAAGTACAATCCCAAGTGCGCCGAGGCCGCCGCCGCCCTGCCGGGCTTCACGCGGCTGCACCCCGTGCTGCCCCAGCTGAAAGGCGCGGGCAGGCTGTGCCAGGGCGCGCTTGAGGTCATGTACGAGACCGAGCGCCTGCTGTGCGAGATCTGCGGCATGGATGCCTTCACCCTGCATCCGATGGCGGGCGCGCACGGCGAGCTCACCGGAGTCATGATCATCGCCGCCTACCACAAGGACAAGGGCAACAAGAAGACCAAGATCATCGTGCCCGACAGCGCCCACGGCACCAATCCGGCCAGCGCCGCCATCGCGGGCTACGACGTGGTCAACCTGCCCAGCCGCGACGGCATCGTTGACCCCGACGAGCTGGCCAAGGTGCTGGACGACCAGGTGGCGGGCATGATGATGACCTGCCCCAACACCCTGGGCCTGTTCGAAAAAAATCTGCCCCGGATCGTGGAGATGCTGCGCTCCGTGGACGCCCTGCTCTACTACGACGGGGCCAACATGAACGCCATCATGGGCAAGATGCGCGTGGGCGACGCGGGCTTCGACGTGGTGCACCTGAACCTGCACAAGACCTTCGCCACGCCCCACGGCGGCGGCGGTCCCGGCTCCGGCCCGGTGGGCGTGTGCGAGAAGCTCCGGCCCTATCTGCCCATCTCCCGCGTGGAGAAGCTGGAAGACGGCCAGTTCTTCCTGAACTACGACTTCCCCAAGTCCATCGGCTACGTGGCCCCGTTCTACGGCAACTTCGGCGTGGTGCTGAAGGCCTATGCCTACATCCTGCGTCTGGGCGGGGCGGGCCTTGCCCGCGCCACCGAGGCCGCGGTGCTGGCCGCCAACTACCTGCGCAAACGGCTCGATGCGGCCCTTGAGGTGCCCTACGACCGCGTGTGCATGCACGAATTCGTAGCCAGCGCCTGCAAACAGGCCGGGACCTGCCACGTGCGCGCCCTGGACATCGCCAAGGCGCTGCTGGACAAGGGCTACCACGCGCCCACCATCTACTTCCCGCTCATCGTCAAGGAGGCGCTCATGTTCGAGCCCACCGAGACCGAGAGCCTGGAAACCCTGGACCGCTTCGCGGACGACCTGCTGGCCATCGTGGCCGAGGCCGAGAAAAACCCGGAGTCGGCCACGGGCGCGCCGCGCACCCTGCCGGTGACCCGCCTGGACGAGACCCGCGCCGCGCGCGCCATGGAACTCACCGACGACCTGTAG
- the gcvPA gene encoding aminomethyl-transferring glycine dehydrogenase subunit GcvPA — MPYVPHTPEDIRRMLEVIGAPSVAALFDEIPQALRPKSFDLPEGKSEMEVLAHLEALAAKNATGQVSFLGAGFYDHHIPSAVDALSMRSEFYTAYTPYQPEASQGTLQAIFEYQTAVTRLTGLAYANASVYDGGSALFEGAMMAVRHTGRRKLVVCEAVSPIYRVMLGSYTSNLHLELVTVPHKNGCCDLEALAAALDADTAAVVVQNPSFFGTLADFTRLFDTAREKGVVSVVSVYPVLQSVVKSAGEMRADIAVAEGQSLGLPLSFGGPYLGIMTCNKDLVRQMPGRMVGRTVDGQGRTGYVLTLQAREQHIRRQKATSNICSNQALCALRALIHLCLLGEEGLKRTALVSMERAHYAAQRLTAIDGVELLSGAAPFGNEFAVTLPVNAYHVIDKLTARGIVPGFPLGRYYNGLENALLVACTEKTTTEQIGIFAEMLRGALK, encoded by the coding sequence ATGCCCTACGTTCCGCACACCCCGGAAGACATCCGGCGGATGCTCGAGGTCATTGGCGCGCCCAGCGTGGCCGCCCTGTTCGACGAGATTCCGCAGGCCCTGCGACCCAAGAGCTTCGACCTGCCCGAGGGCAAAAGCGAGATGGAGGTGCTTGCGCACCTGGAGGCCCTGGCGGCAAAGAACGCCACCGGACAGGTGAGCTTTCTGGGCGCGGGCTTCTACGACCACCACATTCCCTCGGCCGTGGACGCGCTGTCCATGCGCAGCGAATTCTACACGGCGTACACGCCCTATCAGCCCGAGGCCAGCCAGGGCACCCTGCAGGCCATATTCGAGTACCAGACCGCCGTGACGCGGCTGACCGGCCTGGCGTACGCCAACGCCTCCGTGTACGATGGCGGCAGCGCCCTTTTCGAGGGGGCCATGATGGCCGTGCGCCACACCGGCCGCCGCAAACTGGTGGTCTGCGAGGCCGTGAGCCCCATCTACCGCGTGATGCTCGGCTCCTACACCTCGAACCTGCACCTTGAACTGGTCACCGTGCCGCACAAAAACGGCTGCTGCGACCTGGAGGCCCTGGCGGCCGCCCTGGACGCGGACACCGCCGCCGTGGTGGTGCAGAACCCCAGCTTCTTCGGCACCCTGGCCGACTTCACCCGGCTGTTCGACACGGCCAGGGAAAAGGGCGTGGTGTCGGTCGTCTCCGTGTACCCGGTGCTGCAGTCGGTGGTCAAAAGCGCCGGGGAGATGCGCGCCGACATCGCCGTGGCCGAGGGCCAGAGCCTGGGCCTGCCCCTGTCCTTCGGCGGGCCGTACCTGGGCATAATGACCTGCAACAAGGACCTTGTGCGGCAGATGCCCGGCCGCATGGTGGGCCGCACCGTGGACGGCCAGGGCCGCACCGGATATGTGCTCACCCTGCAGGCGCGCGAGCAGCACATCCGCCGCCAGAAGGCCACCAGCAACATCTGCTCCAACCAGGCGCTCTGCGCGCTGCGCGCCCTCATCCACCTCTGCCTGCTGGGCGAGGAAGGGCTCAAGCGCACGGCGCTCGTCTCCATGGAGCGCGCGCACTACGCGGCGCAGCGCCTCACCGCCATCGACGGCGTGGAGCTGCTTTCGGGCGCCGCGCCCTTCGGCAACGAGTTCGCCGTCACCCTGCCGGTGAACGCCTACCACGTCATCGACAAGCTCACCGCGCGCGGAATCGTGCCGGGCTTCCCCCTGGGCCGCTACTACAACGGCCTGGAGAACGCCCTGCTCGTCGCCTGCACCGAAAAGACCACAACCGAACAGATCGGCATCTTTGCCGAAATGCTGCGGGGGGCCCTCAAATGA
- the gcvH gene encoding glycine cleavage system protein GcvH — translation MIPNDLQYAKSHEWAKVEGDVATVGITHFAQEQLGDLTFVDLPKVGAKISAGAEMGSVESVKAASELYSPVTGEVVEVNAALENAPEAVNQDPYGAGWMLKVKLSSAPADLLDAAAYADVCAAEAH, via the coding sequence ATGATTCCGAATGATCTGCAGTACGCCAAGAGTCACGAATGGGCCAAGGTCGAAGGCGACGTGGCCACCGTGGGCATTACCCATTTCGCCCAGGAACAGTTGGGCGACCTGACCTTTGTGGACCTGCCCAAGGTGGGCGCCAAGATTTCCGCCGGGGCCGAGATGGGCTCGGTGGAGAGCGTGAAGGCGGCCAGCGAGCTCTATTCGCCCGTGACCGGCGAGGTGGTCGAGGTCAACGCCGCCCTGGAGAACGCCCCCGAGGCCGTGAACCAGGATCCGTACGGCGCGGGCTGGATGCTCAAGGTGAAACTGTCTTCCGCCCCGGCGGACCTGCTGGACGCGGCCGCCTACGCCGACGTCTGCGCCGCCGAAGCCCACTAG
- a CDS encoding LemA family protein, whose product MKPLVLLGIILAGVVILGGTGLVATNNEIITKDAVVEQMAGQVNSALQRRLDLIPNLVETVKGYASHESETLSAVISARAQATQMKLDASTLSDPEKLKALNQSQGQLSAALGRLMVVSEQYPNLKADARFQDLMAQLEGTENRIKIERDNYNAAVTALNVQIRTFPGSLVNALMTHASPRQVFQAEEAAQAAPKVSFGNAPAAAPAGGAQ is encoded by the coding sequence ATGAAACCGCTCGTCCTGCTCGGCATCATCCTCGCCGGGGTCGTCATCCTTGGCGGCACCGGCCTTGTGGCCACCAACAACGAGATCATCACCAAGGACGCCGTGGTGGAGCAGATGGCCGGCCAGGTGAACAGCGCGCTGCAGCGTCGGCTGGACCTCATCCCCAATCTGGTGGAGACCGTGAAGGGGTACGCCTCCCACGAAAGCGAGACCTTGAGCGCGGTCATTTCCGCCCGTGCCCAGGCCACGCAGATGAAGCTCGACGCGTCCACCCTCTCGGATCCGGAGAAGCTTAAGGCCCTGAACCAGTCCCAGGGGCAGCTCTCCGCCGCGCTGGGGCGGCTCATGGTGGTCTCCGAACAGTACCCCAACCTCAAGGCCGATGCGCGTTTCCAGGATTTGATGGCTCAGCTTGAGGGCACCGAGAACCGAATCAAGATCGAGCGCGACAACTACAATGCGGCCGTCACCGCGCTCAACGTGCAGATCCGCACCTTCCCCGGCAGCTTGGTCAATGCGCTCATGACCCATGCGAGCCCCCGGCAGGTGTTCCAGGCCGAGGAGGCCGCCCAGGCCGCGCCCAAGGTGAGCTTTGGCAACGCTCCGGCCGCTGCGCCCGCAGGGGGCGCGCAGTAG
- a CDS encoding TPM domain-containing protein, which translates to MRRLAAVLALLAALAVAVPRAAVALEIPPHGGQWVVDLAGLLPPAEKNALGAELRRYAEASGNQIVVLTVPSLAGENIAAYANRVARQWGVGAKSANTGVLILVAKAEARVRFEVGRGLEDRLTDAQSKRIQREVTVPHFRAGRFGQGLAETVRALEASLGPGVGAQGAAGPAAGQPAAAPARKQDTGFPWLTLGLVVLATVLAIAVLSRRRGPGGYGGGYGAGPGASQGGYDGGGGRGSSFLIGLLMGLLSSRWRGPGGPGGFGGGDGGFSGGGGDFGGGGSDSGFGGGDDNS; encoded by the coding sequence GTGCGACGCCTCGCCGCCGTCCTGGCGCTCTTGGCGGCGCTGGCGGTTGCGGTACCGCGCGCAGCGGTGGCGTTGGAGATCCCGCCGCACGGCGGCCAATGGGTGGTGGACCTGGCCGGGCTGCTGCCTCCGGCCGAGAAGAACGCCCTTGGCGCGGAGCTGAGGCGCTACGCCGAGGCCTCGGGCAACCAGATCGTCGTGCTCACCGTGCCCTCGCTTGCGGGCGAGAACATCGCCGCCTACGCCAACCGCGTGGCGCGGCAATGGGGCGTTGGGGCCAAAAGCGCCAATACCGGCGTGCTCATCCTGGTGGCCAAGGCCGAGGCGCGCGTGCGCTTCGAGGTGGGGCGCGGCCTTGAGGACCGCCTTACCGATGCGCAGTCCAAGCGCATCCAGCGCGAGGTCACGGTGCCGCATTTCCGGGCCGGACGTTTTGGCCAGGGCCTGGCGGAGACGGTGCGGGCCTTGGAGGCCTCGCTGGGACCGGGCGTCGGCGCCCAGGGCGCTGCGGGCCCCGCTGCGGGCCAGCCCGCGGCCGCGCCCGCGCGCAAGCAGGATACCGGCTTTCCCTGGCTGACGCTTGGGCTGGTGGTGCTGGCTACCGTGCTGGCCATCGCGGTATTGAGCCGCAGGCGTGGGCCGGGCGGATACGGCGGCGGATACGGGGCGGGCCCGGGCGCGTCCCAGGGCGGCTACGACGGTGGAGGCGGGCGCGGCAGCTCGTTTTTGATTGGCCTGCTGATGGGCTTGCTTTCCAGCCGTTGGCGCGGACCGGGCGGACCGGGCGGCTTTGGCGGCGGGGACGGCGGCTTTTCCGGCGGCGGCGGAGACTTCGGCGGCGGCGGCAGCGATTCCGGCTTCGGCGGCGGGGACGACAATTCCTGA
- a CDS encoding class I SAM-dependent methyltransferase yields MTKKDSAAAGRPGVVEAQAGERLWRLSRPADLESLWAAMGEGDLGLDERLPYWVELWPASVLLARFIAANAAVFSGRFCLDAGCGLGLSSLAAAAAGARVLGFDYEPEALAYARRNAAENMRPGEGKPLFAVMDWRRPAVPRGRADLVLGADILYERRFFEPVADFLDFALAPGGRALIADPERGVSAPAAGRLRERGWRVRVAHTGRVAQGGQDMTVNLLEIARGDSSPL; encoded by the coding sequence ATGACGAAAAAAGACAGCGCAGCCGCCGGACGGCCCGGCGTGGTGGAGGCCCAGGCTGGTGAACGCCTGTGGCGGCTTTCCCGCCCGGCGGACCTGGAGAGCCTGTGGGCCGCCATGGGCGAGGGCGACCTTGGCCTGGACGAGCGCCTGCCCTACTGGGTGGAGCTGTGGCCCGCCTCGGTGCTGCTCGCCCGCTTCATCGCCGCCAACGCGGCGGTTTTTTCCGGGCGCTTTTGCCTGGACGCCGGCTGCGGTCTGGGGCTTTCCTCCCTGGCTGCGGCCGCAGCGGGGGCGCGGGTGCTGGGCTTCGACTACGAGCCCGAGGCTTTGGCCTACGCCCGGCGCAACGCCGCCGAGAATATGCGCCCCGGCGAGGGCAAGCCGCTTTTCGCCGTCATGGACTGGCGGCGTCCGGCCGTGCCACGAGGCCGCGCGGATCTTGTGCTCGGGGCGGACATCCTGTACGAGCGCAGGTTCTTTGAGCCGGTGGCCGACTTTTTGGATTTCGCCCTGGCGCCTGGCGGACGGGCGCTCATCGCCGACCCAGAGCGCGGCGTTTCGGCTCCGGCGGCGGGCCGCCTGCGTGAGCGGGGCTGGCGGGTGCGCGTGGCGCATACCGGCCGCGTGGCCCAGGGCGGACAGGACATGACGGTGAACCTGCTGGAGATTGCTCGCGGCGATTCCTCACCCCTGTAA
- the nikR gene encoding nickel-responsive transcriptional regulator NikR yields the protein MGETIRFGVSLDSDLLDKFDDLCKEKSYQTRSEAIRDLIRSMLVQRQWEDSDGEVAGTLTLVYDHHASGLAQKLTELQHDSHEVILSTMHVHLDHHNCLEVLVLKGSAETIKHLGQKLISTKGVKHGHLVLTTTGQEID from the coding sequence ATGGGAGAGACCATCCGCTTCGGCGTGTCGCTTGATTCCGACCTGTTGGACAAGTTCGACGACCTGTGCAAGGAGAAAAGCTACCAAACCCGCTCCGAGGCCATCCGCGACCTCATCCGCAGCATGTTGGTGCAGCGCCAGTGGGAGGATTCCGATGGCGAGGTGGCGGGCACGCTGACCCTTGTCTACGACCACCACGCCAGCGGGCTGGCCCAGAAGCTCACCGAACTGCAGCACGACAGCCACGAGGTCATCCTCTCCACCATGCATGTGCACCTGGACCACCACAATTGCCTGGAGGTGCTTGTGCTCAAGGGCTCGGCAGAGACCATCAAGCACCTGGGACAGAAGCTTATTTCCACCAAGGGGGTGAAGCACGGGCATCTTGTGCTTACCACCACGGGCCAGGAGATCGATTAG
- the folE2 gene encoding GTP cyclohydrolase FolE2: MEDVQKHPAPVQLPIDRVGVKDLHLPLVVRDRQSGTQHTVARVDLAVDLPAAFKGTHMSRFVEALENWEEELSRASLEKLLSDISVRLEARRAYARFDFPYFLRQSSPKSGAKCLMGYPCSVIGAWENGRLDFTLGVDVPVMTVCPCSKAISDEGAHSQRTSVRINAKFKGFLWLEDLIEIAERSGSSPVYTLLKREDEKFVTEAAFANPAFVEDVVRAAAKGLSEHPRITWYKVEVESHESIHGHSAQASIESSAKQG, from the coding sequence ATGGAGGACGTGCAGAAACATCCTGCCCCGGTCCAACTGCCCATCGACCGCGTGGGAGTGAAGGATTTGCACCTGCCGCTCGTGGTGCGCGACCGGCAATCCGGCACGCAGCACACCGTGGCCCGTGTGGACCTGGCGGTGGATTTGCCCGCGGCCTTCAAGGGCACGCACATGAGCCGTTTCGTGGAGGCCCTGGAAAACTGGGAGGAGGAACTTTCCCGCGCGTCGCTGGAAAAGCTGCTCTCGGACATCTCCGTACGGCTGGAGGCCCGGCGCGCCTACGCCCGTTTTGATTTTCCCTACTTCTTGCGGCAGTCTTCGCCCAAGAGCGGGGCAAAATGCCTCATGGGCTATCCCTGCTCGGTCATCGGCGCGTGGGAGAACGGGCGGCTGGACTTCACCCTGGGCGTGGATGTTCCCGTGATGACCGTGTGCCCCTGCTCCAAGGCCATCAGCGACGAGGGCGCGCACAGCCAGCGCACCAGCGTGCGCATCAACGCCAAGTTCAAGGGCTTCCTCTGGCTGGAGGATCTGATCGAGATCGCCGAGCGTTCGGGTTCCTCGCCCGTGTACACCCTGCTCAAGCGGGAGGATGAGAAGTTCGTCACCGAGGCGGCCTTCGCCAACCCCGCCTTTGTGGAAGACGTGGTGCGCGCCGCGGCCAAGGGGTTGTCCGAGCATCCCCGCATCACCTGGTACAAGGTGGAAGTGGAGAGCCACGAGTCCATCCATGGACATTCGGCCCAGGCGTCTATTGAAAGTTCGGCGAAACAGGGGTAA